One genomic region from Augochlora pura isolate Apur16 chromosome 7, APUR_v2.2.1, whole genome shotgun sequence encodes:
- the Mf gene encoding myofilin isoform X2 yields the protein MDARFRSNLDMIGRNEPITRKAKFWQSYVRALKGTDDIRAPEHTHRPRSIFRSEYPELSTSWPFGKSIFENPIHAADRINVPGYRYLPVHREIYGYSPRQIYPHQYKPVERFTPAKPFDPEKAWTDHLNRLADIDRMYPSKAPLLSRHISPPLSTKRLFDIYGNLVDDTNLLPSLSSLLRRKPLFDLLEPSPMAPISAFTRDPWWYPSYAPYIPGYAARSTPFYLRDSYLSPVKRSYLWSRHPIRPLAHAY from the exons ATGGACGCGCGCTTTAGAAGCAATCTCGACATGATCGGGCGCAACGAGCCCATCACAAGGAAAGCCAAATTCTGGCAAAGTTATGTCCGAGCCTTGAAAG GTACCGACGATATCAGAGCTCCTGAACACACGCACAGACCCCGTAGCATTTTCCGCTCGGAATACCCTGAGCTATCCACCTCGTGGCCATTCGGGAAATCTATCTTTGAGAACCCCATTCACGCGGCCGATCGAATCAACGTCCCTGGATACAG GTACCTGCCCGTCCACCGCGAGATCTACGGTTACTCACCGAGGCAGATCTACCCGCACCAATACAAACCTGTAGAACGCTTCACCCCCG CGAAACCGTTCGACCCTGAGAAAGCTTGGACCGATCACCTGAACCGCTTGGCAGACATCGACAGAATGTATCCGAGCAAAGCGCCATTGCTATCCCGGCATATAAGCCCGCCGCTCAGTACGAAACGATTGTTCGACATCTACG GAAATCTGGTAGACGATACCAATTTGTTACCGTCTCTATCGTCACTGCTTCGCCGGAAGCCGCTGTTCGATCTCCTCGAACCATCGCCAATGGCGCCCATTAGCGCGTTCACGAGAGACCCGTGGTGGTACCCGAGCTACGCTCCTTATATCCCCGGCTACGCCGCGAGGAGCACTCCTTTCTATCTGAGGGACAGTTACCTTAGTCCTGTGAAGCGTAGCTACCTATGGAGCCGACATCCAATCAGGCCTCTCG CTCACGCCTACTGA
- the Mf gene encoding myofilin isoform X1, with amino-acid sequence MDARFRSNLDMIGRNEPITRKAKFWQSYVRALKGTDDIRAPEHTHRPRSIFRSEYPELSTSWPFGKSIFENPIHAADRINVPGYRYLPVHREIYGYSPRQIYPHQYKPVERFTPAKPFDPEKAWTDHLNRLADIDRMYPSKAPLLSRHISPPLSTKRLFDIYGNLVDDTNLLPSLSSLLRRKPLFDLLEPSPMAPISAFTRDPWWYPSYAPYIPGYAARSTPFYLRDSYLSPVKRSYLWSRHPIRPLGSLYYYYSQPVPVFHFTRPWYNKRTTY; translated from the exons ATGGACGCGCGCTTTAGAAGCAATCTCGACATGATCGGGCGCAACGAGCCCATCACAAGGAAAGCCAAATTCTGGCAAAGTTATGTCCGAGCCTTGAAAG GTACCGACGATATCAGAGCTCCTGAACACACGCACAGACCCCGTAGCATTTTCCGCTCGGAATACCCTGAGCTATCCACCTCGTGGCCATTCGGGAAATCTATCTTTGAGAACCCCATTCACGCGGCCGATCGAATCAACGTCCCTGGATACAG GTACCTGCCCGTCCACCGCGAGATCTACGGTTACTCACCGAGGCAGATCTACCCGCACCAATACAAACCTGTAGAACGCTTCACCCCCG CGAAACCGTTCGACCCTGAGAAAGCTTGGACCGATCACCTGAACCGCTTGGCAGACATCGACAGAATGTATCCGAGCAAAGCGCCATTGCTATCCCGGCATATAAGCCCGCCGCTCAGTACGAAACGATTGTTCGACATCTACG GAAATCTGGTAGACGATACCAATTTGTTACCGTCTCTATCGTCACTGCTTCGCCGGAAGCCGCTGTTCGATCTCCTCGAACCATCGCCAATGGCGCCCATTAGCGCGTTCACGAGAGACCCGTGGTGGTACCCGAGCTACGCTCCTTATATCCCCGGCTACGCCGCGAGGAGCACTCCTTTCTATCTGAGGGACAGTTACCTTAGTCCTGTGAAGCGTAGCTACCTATGGAGCCGACATCCAATCAGGCCTCTCG GATCGTTATACTACTATTATTCGCAGCCAGTTCCAGTATTTCACTTTACCCGTCCGTGGTACAATAAACGTACCACATATTAA
- the LOC144472028 gene encoding serine/threonine-protein phosphatase PP1-beta catalytic subunit isoform X2, translating into MADVELNVDNLIQRLLEVRGCRPGKTVVMTEGEVRGLCLKSREIFLQQPILLELEAPLKICGDIHGQYTDLLRLFEYGGFPPEANYLFLGDYVDRGKQSLETICLLLAYKIKYPENFFLLRGNHECASINRIYGFYDECKKRYNVKLWKTFTDCFNCLPIAAIIDEKIFCCHGGLSPDLQNMEQIRRIMRPTDVPDTGLLCDLLWSDPDKEVQGWGENDRGVSFTFGPDIVSKFLNRHDMDLICRAHQVVEDGYEFFAKRQLVTLFSAPNYCGEYDNAGGMMSVDETLMCSFQILKPSEKKAKYQYIGMNTGQGARPATPQRNPTKKK; encoded by the exons ATGGCGGATGTCGAGTTGAACGTCGACAACCTGATACAAAGATTGTTGGAAG TCAGAGGATGCCGGCCAGGAAAGACCGTTGTAATGACGGAGGGTGAAGTGCGGGGCCTTTGCCTGAAGTCACGGGAGATTTTCCTTCAGCAGCCGATCCTGCTCGAGCTGGAGGCGCCACTTAAGATCTGCGGCGATATACACGGCCAGTACACCGATCTGTTACGGCTGTTTGAATACGGCGGCTTCCCGCCAGAAgcgaattatttgtttctcgGAGATTACGTAGACCGGGGTAAACAATCCCTGGAAACGATATGCCTGCTGCTCGCATACAAGATCAAGTATCCGgagaattttttcttattgCGCGGCAACCACGAGTGCGCAAGTATAAACAGGATATACGGCTTTTACGATGAATGCAAGAAGCGGTACAACGTTAAGTTATGGAAAACGTTCACGGATTGTTTCAACTGTTTGCCGATCGCCGCCATCATCGATGAGAAAATCTTCTGCTGCCATGGCGGTCTGAGCCCGGATCTTCAG aatatGGAGCAAATCAGAAGAATTATGCGTCCAACAGATGTACCTGACACTGGCCTTCTTTGTGACTTGTTGTGGTCGGATCCCGATAAAGAAGTCCAG GGCTGGGGAGAAAATGACAGAGGTGTATCCTTCACGTTCGGTCCGGACATAGTATCCAAGTTCTTGAACCGTCACGATATGGATTTAATATGCAGAGCACATCAAGTAGTCGAGGACGGTTATGAATTCTTTGCGAAACGGCAGTTGGTCACGCTGTTTTCTGCGCCAAATTACTGCGGGGAATACGACAACGCCGGTGGAATGATGAGCGTCGACGAAACATTAATGTGCAGTTTTCAG ATATTGAAACCGTCTGAGAAGAAAGCTAAATACCAATATATAGGAATGAATACCGGGCAGGGCGCGAGACCGGCCACACCACAAAGGAATCCAACCAAAAAGAAATGA
- the LOC144472028 gene encoding serine/threonine-protein phosphatase PP1-beta catalytic subunit isoform X1, giving the protein MADVELNVDNLIQRLLEVYQTQKDQVQKKAKLKDIFSSDFVVRGCRPGKTVVMTEGEVRGLCLKSREIFLQQPILLELEAPLKICGDIHGQYTDLLRLFEYGGFPPEANYLFLGDYVDRGKQSLETICLLLAYKIKYPENFFLLRGNHECASINRIYGFYDECKKRYNVKLWKTFTDCFNCLPIAAIIDEKIFCCHGGLSPDLQNMEQIRRIMRPTDVPDTGLLCDLLWSDPDKEVQGWGENDRGVSFTFGPDIVSKFLNRHDMDLICRAHQVVEDGYEFFAKRQLVTLFSAPNYCGEYDNAGGMMSVDETLMCSFQILKPSEKKAKYQYIGMNTGQGARPATPQRNPTKKK; this is encoded by the exons ATGGCGGATGTCGAGTTGAACGTCGACAACCTGATACAAAGATTGTTGGAAG TTTACCAAACGCAGAAAGACCAGGTTCAGAAGAAAGCCAAGCTAAAAGATATTTTCTCTTCGGATTTTGTCG TCAGAGGATGCCGGCCAGGAAAGACCGTTGTAATGACGGAGGGTGAAGTGCGGGGCCTTTGCCTGAAGTCACGGGAGATTTTCCTTCAGCAGCCGATCCTGCTCGAGCTGGAGGCGCCACTTAAGATCTGCGGCGATATACACGGCCAGTACACCGATCTGTTACGGCTGTTTGAATACGGCGGCTTCCCGCCAGAAgcgaattatttgtttctcgGAGATTACGTAGACCGGGGTAAACAATCCCTGGAAACGATATGCCTGCTGCTCGCATACAAGATCAAGTATCCGgagaattttttcttattgCGCGGCAACCACGAGTGCGCAAGTATAAACAGGATATACGGCTTTTACGATGAATGCAAGAAGCGGTACAACGTTAAGTTATGGAAAACGTTCACGGATTGTTTCAACTGTTTGCCGATCGCCGCCATCATCGATGAGAAAATCTTCTGCTGCCATGGCGGTCTGAGCCCGGATCTTCAG aatatGGAGCAAATCAGAAGAATTATGCGTCCAACAGATGTACCTGACACTGGCCTTCTTTGTGACTTGTTGTGGTCGGATCCCGATAAAGAAGTCCAG GGCTGGGGAGAAAATGACAGAGGTGTATCCTTCACGTTCGGTCCGGACATAGTATCCAAGTTCTTGAACCGTCACGATATGGATTTAATATGCAGAGCACATCAAGTAGTCGAGGACGGTTATGAATTCTTTGCGAAACGGCAGTTGGTCACGCTGTTTTCTGCGCCAAATTACTGCGGGGAATACGACAACGCCGGTGGAATGATGAGCGTCGACGAAACATTAATGTGCAGTTTTCAG ATATTGAAACCGTCTGAGAAGAAAGCTAAATACCAATATATAGGAATGAATACCGGGCAGGGCGCGAGACCGGCCACACCACAAAGGAATCCAACCAAAAAGAAATGA